The Litoreibacter ponti genome includes a window with the following:
- a CDS encoding PAS domain-containing hybrid sensor histidine kinase/response regulator, with protein sequence MAKTDDNYLKAELDRLIAEDKSVFQFLRNSSLDGVWYWDLQDPENEWMSPEFWRLFGIDPETKEHKTHEWQNLIHPDDLALALENFERHSADPDHPYDQIVRYKHVDGNYVWVRCRGMAIRDENGTPIRMLGAHNDLTELMRTQEKLDGANARLTTVLDTVTAGIIGVSPDKQVLEINIAGRHMLGAISDETPFPWPEEIVFLEPEHLNTVDESADPVNRALAGEVLVGEVCQMSRKSSESDRYVKVSSRPIEDTLSPIKTVLVIDDISDLEQNRQQIERASRLDALGQLTGGIAHDFNNLLATIHYALQLSLTPEVPERPKRYLETALSAVKRGSTLTNRLLAFAKRQPGLAASRALKEVFNEFDELIRPTIEETIELRIQVPETKDLQVYCDLHQLENAMLNLVLNSRDALMRGDTSDREHKIIISARPVDELEVDTMRRSNKQGNYITPGMIEDHASDFARSDNKAYRYVQISVTDNGPGMSDEIKRRAIDPFFTTKRNNSGTGLGLSMVYGFVQQSDGELRIYSEEGHGTTVSLLLPRGTTENTREAPMDRLPLATGGGRRVLVVEDEPALLEMIKEMLVLLEYNVLTARSGREALKLAQDGEEFDLLLTDIVMPGGVGGFDLAKAMRKERPDLAIVYMSGYTGFTRSEMGNVEAPMVQKPCPPKNLTEAFETAFSLVAKSK encoded by the coding sequence GTGGCAAAGACCGACGACAACTACCTCAAAGCGGAACTCGATCGGCTCATTGCAGAAGACAAGTCGGTCTTCCAATTCCTGCGCAACAGCTCTCTGGACGGCGTCTGGTACTGGGATCTTCAAGACCCCGAGAACGAATGGATGAGCCCGGAGTTCTGGCGTCTCTTCGGCATTGACCCCGAAACCAAAGAGCACAAGACCCACGAGTGGCAGAACCTGATCCACCCCGATGATCTTGCCTTGGCACTCGAGAATTTCGAACGTCATTCCGCGGATCCCGATCACCCCTACGACCAGATTGTCCGCTACAAGCATGTGGACGGCAATTATGTCTGGGTGCGCTGCCGTGGCATGGCCATCCGGGACGAGAATGGCACGCCGATCCGGATGCTTGGCGCGCATAACGACCTGACAGAGCTGATGCGTACGCAGGAAAAGCTCGACGGGGCCAATGCGCGGCTCACCACCGTCCTGGATACGGTGACCGCGGGCATCATCGGGGTCAGCCCGGACAAGCAGGTCCTCGAGATCAACATCGCAGGGCGCCATATGCTCGGCGCCATTTCCGACGAGACGCCTTTTCCATGGCCAGAAGAGATCGTGTTTCTCGAGCCGGAGCACCTGAACACGGTCGACGAGTCCGCCGATCCGGTCAACCGGGCGCTCGCCGGGGAGGTCCTTGTCGGCGAAGTGTGCCAGATGTCGCGCAAATCGTCTGAAAGCGACCGCTACGTGAAAGTATCCAGCCGCCCGATCGAAGATACTCTTTCCCCGATCAAGACGGTGCTCGTGATCGACGATATCTCCGACCTCGAACAGAACAGGCAGCAGATCGAACGCGCCAGCCGTCTTGACGCGCTCGGCCAGCTCACCGGCGGCATCGCCCATGATTTCAACAACCTGTTGGCGACGATCCACTACGCGCTGCAACTGTCGCTGACACCCGAGGTTCCCGAACGCCCCAAGCGCTACCTCGAGACTGCGCTCAGCGCGGTCAAGCGTGGCTCTACGCTGACAAACCGCCTTCTGGCTTTCGCAAAGCGCCAGCCCGGCCTTGCGGCGTCCCGCGCGCTCAAGGAAGTCTTCAACGAGTTTGACGAGCTGATCCGCCCCACCATCGAAGAGACCATCGAGCTGCGGATTCAGGTGCCCGAGACCAAGGATCTGCAGGTCTATTGCGACCTTCACCAGCTTGAGAACGCGATGCTCAATTTGGTGCTGAACTCCCGCGACGCCCTGATGCGCGGCGACACGTCGGACAGGGAGCACAAGATCATCATCTCCGCGCGCCCTGTCGACGAGTTAGAGGTCGACACGATGCGTCGGAGCAACAAGCAGGGCAATTATATCACCCCGGGCATGATCGAAGATCACGCCAGCGATTTCGCACGCAGCGACAACAAGGCGTACCGCTACGTGCAAATCTCCGTCACGGATAACGGCCCCGGCATGTCCGACGAGATCAAGCGCCGCGCGATCGACCCGTTTTTCACCACCAAGCGAAACAACAGCGGCACCGGGCTTGGCCTGTCGATGGTTTATGGCTTCGTGCAGCAATCCGACGGCGAGCTGCGGATTTACTCAGAAGAGGGCCACGGAACGACAGTCTCTCTCCTGTTGCCCCGCGGCACGACCGAGAACACCCGCGAGGCTCCCATGGACCGCCTGCCGCTTGCAACCGGTGGCGGCCGCCGTGTGCTCGTGGTCGAAGATGAGCCAGCCCTGCTCGAGATGATCAAGGAAATGCTGGTCTTGCTGGAATACAATGTGCTGACGGCGCGGTCAGGCCGGGAGGCCCTGAAACTGGCGCAGGACGGCGAAGAGTTTGACCTGCTTCTCACCGACATCGTGATGCCCGGCGGCGTGGGCGGGTTCGATCTGGCCAAGGCGATGCGCAAGGAGCGCCCCGATCTCGCGATCGTCTACATGTCGGGCTACACCGGCTTCACACGTAGCGAGATGGGCAATGTCGAGGCGCCGATGGTGCAAAAACCCTGCCCGCCGAAAAACCTGACCGAAGCCTTTGAGACCGCCTTCAGCCTCGTCGCCAAATCGAAGTGA
- the dacB gene encoding D-alanyl-D-alanine carboxypeptidase/D-alanyl-D-alanine endopeptidase yields MSRSNVTKFGRRAVLGFLLYGTASAAWANAPAASLRPVRKPGNAPKLAARGIDALISEAKLGGKVAFAVADARTGKILEAKNPLSSLPPASTAKAITTMFALEKLGSGKRFKTQLIATGPVQNGILAGDLVLKGGGDPTLSTDDLFNMAARLKQAGVREVRGKLRVWGGVGVIDSIDKSQPDHVGYNPAVAGLNLNFNRVYLEWKRTSNGYSVTMDGRSDKIRPGVGFARTTVADRKTPVFTYSGQGGRDNWSVARAALGRGGGRWLPVRRPEIYAGDVLQTVARSHGIKLPFPQKMTSTPRGTVLVEHSSADLRKVTRDMLRFSTNLTAEVVGMQASGKGNLRASAREMSSWLGARHGTKKAKFVDHSGLGDASQISPTEMCRALVGAGPNGQLRAILKPVAIRDNDNKVVQNSPIKVVAKTGTLNFVSALAGYMRTPDGRELVFAMFMADVPRRRALKVSEKENPRGSRSWNGRAKKLQGQLINRWAVVHGA; encoded by the coding sequence ATGAGCAGATCGAACGTGACGAAATTTGGCCGCCGCGCGGTTCTGGGTTTCCTGCTGTACGGCACCGCGAGCGCGGCCTGGGCGAATGCGCCGGCGGCCTCGCTGCGGCCTGTGCGCAAGCCGGGTAACGCGCCCAAACTGGCCGCGCGCGGCATCGATGCGCTGATCTCTGAAGCCAAGCTGGGGGGCAAGGTGGCGTTTGCGGTCGCGGATGCGCGCACGGGCAAAATCCTCGAGGCGAAGAACCCGCTCTCCTCGCTGCCGCCGGCCAGCACGGCGAAGGCGATCACGACGATGTTCGCGCTGGAAAAGCTTGGGTCAGGCAAGCGGTTCAAGACCCAGCTGATCGCGACCGGGCCGGTGCAAAATGGCATCCTCGCAGGCGATCTGGTGCTGAAGGGTGGGGGCGATCCGACGCTGTCGACCGACGATCTGTTCAACATGGCCGCGCGGCTGAAGCAGGCGGGCGTGCGCGAGGTGCGTGGCAAGCTGCGGGTCTGGGGCGGGGTCGGCGTGATCGATAGCATCGACAAAAGCCAGCCGGACCACGTGGGCTACAACCCGGCGGTGGCGGGTCTGAACCTGAATTTCAACCGGGTGTATCTGGAGTGGAAGCGGACCTCGAACGGCTATTCCGTCACCATGGACGGACGGTCCGACAAAATCCGGCCGGGCGTGGGCTTCGCGCGCACCACGGTGGCGGACCGGAAGACCCCGGTCTTCACCTATTCCGGCCAGGGCGGGCGCGACAATTGGAGCGTCGCGCGCGCCGCGCTGGGCCGCGGTGGAGGCCGCTGGTTGCCGGTCCGCAGGCCCGAGATCTACGCGGGCGACGTGTTACAAACCGTGGCGCGCTCCCACGGGATCAAGCTGCCTTTCCCGCAGAAAATGACCAGCACCCCGCGCGGGACCGTTTTGGTGGAGCACAGCAGCGCTGATCTGCGCAAGGTGACCCGCGATATGCTGCGCTTCTCGACCAATCTGACGGCGGAGGTCGTCGGCATGCAGGCGAGCGGCAAGGGGAACCTGCGGGCGTCGGCGCGGGAGATGTCGAGCTGGCTCGGCGCGCGTCACGGCACCAAGAAGGCCAAGTTCGTGGATCATTCAGGGCTGGGAGACGCGTCTCAGATCAGCCCGACGGAGATGTGCAGGGCGTTGGTTGGGGCGGGGCCCAATGGGCAACTGCGTGCTATCCTCAAGCCCGTGGCGATCCGTGATAATGATAACAAAGTCGTGCAAAACAGCCCCATTAAGGTCGTGGCGAAGACCGGGACGCTCAATTTTGTCAGCGCGCTGGCGGGCTACATGCGCACGCCGGACGGGCGGGAGCTGGTGTTTGCGATGTTCATGGCGGATGTCCCGCGCCGCCGTGCATTGAAAGTGTCCGAGAAGGAAAACCCACGCGGCTCACGTTCGTGGAACGGGCGTGCCAAGAAGCTGCAAGGGCAGCTGATCAACAGGTGGGCGGTCGTGCACGGGGCCTGA
- a CDS encoding DMT family transporter encodes MDRQLLIASAIMSLGMLLIPFGDTAGKLMTSAGIAPFFVAWTRYLFGLLLLAPFALSPTALRLLRDPRIWLRSFVQVVTIVTILTALQTEPIANVFGAFFLGPMVSYLLSIWLLKEQGSTLRIILLLIGLAGVFLVVKPGFGMTPGLAWALFSGCCYGMFLTASRWVSPLGRPVHLLLSQLLIGALLLTPLGLIYVPPLDVATGGLVMWSAAASMLGNLLLVFAYSRAAASVMAPFVYVQLIGATAYGVVFFGAWPDAVSALGLAVIFASGFATLFLRTSRPSP; translated from the coding sequence ATGGACCGCCAGTTGCTCATCGCCTCTGCAATCATGTCGCTGGGCATGTTGCTTATCCCGTTCGGGGACACGGCCGGAAAACTGATGACGTCCGCCGGTATCGCGCCGTTCTTCGTGGCATGGACCCGCTACCTGTTCGGGCTGCTGCTGCTGGCGCCCTTCGCCCTCTCGCCGACCGCCCTGCGCCTGTTGCGTGACCCGCGCATTTGGCTGCGCTCCTTCGTGCAGGTCGTCACGATCGTCACCATCCTGACGGCCTTGCAAACCGAGCCCATCGCCAACGTGTTCGGCGCGTTCTTCCTGGGCCCCATGGTCAGCTACCTGCTGTCGATTTGGCTTTTGAAGGAACAGGGCTCAACCCTGCGCATCATCTTGCTACTGATCGGTCTGGCGGGTGTCTTCCTGGTGGTCAAACCGGGCTTTGGCATGACGCCCGGCCTGGCATGGGCGCTGTTTTCGGGCTGTTGCTACGGCATGTTCCTGACCGCCTCGCGGTGGGTCTCGCCCTTGGGCCGTCCCGTGCATTTGCTTCTGAGCCAGCTTTTGATCGGCGCGCTGCTGCTCACACCGCTGGGCCTGATCTACGTGCCGCCTCTCGACGTTGCGACAGGTGGTTTGGTTATGTGGTCTGCGGCGGCCTCGATGCTGGGGAACTTGTTGTTGGTGTTTGCCTATTCCCGCGCCGCGGCCTCGGTGATGGCACCCTTTGTCTACGTCCAGCTTATCGGCGCGACCGCCTATGGCGTCGTGTTCTTCGGCGCATGGCCAGATGCGGTGTCGGCGCTCGGCCTTGCGGTGATCTTCGCCTCCGGCTTCGCCACACTGTTTCTCAGGACCAGTCGCCCTTCGCCCTGA
- a CDS encoding nicotinate-nucleotide adenylyltransferase has product MAQGWPLAVPGQVIGLLGGSFDPAHEGHAHITREALKRFGLDRVWWLVSPGNPLKARGPAPMAQRLARARTVMDHPRVEVTDLEAHLGTRYTAETLSALVARYPGVRFVWLMGADNLASFHRWQDWQTIMESVPVGVLARPGDRISARRSVAAQRFEAARLPGLASQLLARGQAPRWCYVNLPLNETSSSAIRAKGDWS; this is encoded by the coding sequence ATGGCACAGGGCTGGCCCTTGGCCGTGCCGGGACAGGTGATCGGGCTGCTGGGCGGCTCGTTCGACCCGGCCCATGAGGGACACGCGCATATCACGCGCGAGGCGCTGAAACGGTTCGGGCTGGACCGCGTCTGGTGGCTGGTATCGCCCGGAAACCCTCTGAAGGCCCGCGGCCCTGCGCCAATGGCCCAAAGGCTCGCGCGCGCGCGGACGGTCATGGACCACCCGAGGGTGGAGGTGACCGATCTGGAGGCGCATCTGGGCACCCGGTACACGGCCGAGACCTTAAGCGCGCTGGTTGCGCGCTATCCCGGCGTGCGGTTTGTTTGGCTGATGGGGGCCGACAACCTGGCCTCTTTTCATCGCTGGCAAGACTGGCAGACCATCATGGAAAGCGTGCCGGTCGGCGTGCTGGCGCGGCCGGGGGACAGGATTTCGGCGCGACGCTCCGTCGCGGCGCAACGCTTTGAGGCCGCGCGCCTGCCCGGGCTGGCGTCGCAGCTGCTGGCGCGCGGGCAGGCCCCGCGCTGGTGCTACGTCAACCTGCCGCTGAACGAGACATCCTCAAGCGCGATCAGGGCGAAGGGCGACTGGTCCTGA
- the mgrA gene encoding L-glyceraldehyde 3-phosphate reductase has product MPYTPAADRYETMSYRRCGASGLKLPAISLGLWHNFGGDSPHENKRAMCQTAFDHGITHFDLANNYGPPPGSAEEAFGQILRYDFHGYRDELIISSKAGYLMWPGPYGEMGSRKYLVASCDQSLKRMGLDYVDIFYSHRFDPETPLEETMGALDYIVRSGRALYVGISSYNSEKTRQAAAILKELGTPCLIHQPSYNLLNRWTEHDGLWGTLDDLGIGSIAFTPLAQGILTKKYLGGIPEGSRATQGKSLLEGMINERSLASVRALNDMAETRGQTLAQMAIAWVLREGRATTALIGASKPEQIVDCAGAVANLEFSADELAEIDRISSEEDINLWAKSSETD; this is encoded by the coding sequence TTGCCCTATACCCCCGCCGCCGACCGTTACGAGACCATGTCCTACCGCCGGTGCGGCGCGTCGGGTCTGAAATTACCCGCGATCAGCCTTGGGCTGTGGCACAACTTCGGCGGTGACAGCCCGCATGAAAACAAGCGCGCCATGTGCCAGACGGCGTTCGATCACGGGATCACCCATTTCGATCTCGCCAACAATTACGGCCCACCGCCGGGCAGCGCGGAGGAGGCCTTTGGGCAGATCCTGCGATACGATTTCCACGGATACCGCGATGAGCTGATCATCTCCTCCAAGGCGGGCTACCTGATGTGGCCGGGGCCTTATGGCGAGATGGGCAGTCGCAAATACCTGGTGGCGTCCTGTGACCAGTCGCTGAAGAGGATGGGGCTTGACTACGTCGATATTTTCTATTCGCACCGGTTCGACCCCGAGACGCCGCTCGAAGAGACGATGGGCGCGCTGGACTATATCGTGCGGTCGGGCCGCGCGCTCTATGTGGGGATTTCGTCCTACAACTCCGAGAAGACCCGGCAGGCGGCGGCGATCCTGAAGGAGCTGGGAACGCCCTGCCTGATCCACCAGCCGTCGTATAATCTGCTCAACCGCTGGACGGAGCATGATGGGCTGTGGGGGACGCTGGATGACCTGGGCATCGGCTCCATCGCGTTCACACCGCTGGCGCAGGGGATTTTGACCAAAAAGTACCTCGGTGGCATCCCGGAGGGCAGCCGCGCCACGCAAGGCAAGTCACTACTGGAAGGCATGATCAACGAGCGCTCGCTGGCAAGCGTGCGGGCGCTCAACGACATGGCCGAGACGCGCGGGCAGACGCTGGCGCAGATGGCGATTGCATGGGTGCTGCGCGAAGGTCGCGCGACGACCGCGCTGATCGGGGCGTCGAAGCCCGAACAGATCGTGGATTGCGCGGGCGCTGTGGCCAATCTGGAGTTCAGCGCCGACGAGTTGGCGGAGATCGACCGGATTTCGTCGGAGGAGGATATCAACCTCTGGGCCAAATCGTCGGAAACGGACTGA
- a CDS encoding Hint domain-containing protein: MANLGGVRFDQIYGDNSGGPEFDTDGDGTATQEDEFVSISNDSGGPMDISGWQIWSDASGVGAPDLPQDGLYHTFPPGTVLAPGETLYIINEITGPVPSWAQEASEGGVESGAGDESTNFLSEGSPDDASESVALVDPSTGDFIVFNMSPIPSDWTNEPGFPGTTLVGEVDGAAVQEDQNAGSSYRYNSTSESYEYSATSVPCVVRGTLIVTPGGPVPVETLRPGDMIATLDAGAMPVLWIGHHRVDINAPGRRHLAPVRIGGAMPALLLSPQHRLLTRSGHLAPAKGLLRMRGVRRERADRIVSYYHLLLERHCIIFANGLAVESLLLGGTHLASCSMSLKLALDRLKLRPTPPARPCLTVAETRRAAERDAHFLARHDCPSRAASLIPS, from the coding sequence GTGGCCAATCTCGGCGGCGTCCGCTTCGATCAAATCTACGGCGACAATTCCGGTGGCCCGGAATTCGACACCGATGGCGATGGCACCGCCACGCAGGAAGACGAATTCGTCTCCATCTCGAACGATTCGGGCGGTCCGATGGATATTTCCGGCTGGCAGATCTGGTCGGACGCATCAGGGGTGGGCGCACCGGACCTGCCGCAGGATGGGCTGTATCACACCTTTCCCCCGGGAACAGTTCTCGCGCCCGGCGAGACGCTCTACATCATCAACGAGATCACCGGGCCGGTGCCCAGCTGGGCGCAGGAAGCCTCTGAAGGCGGCGTCGAGTCCGGGGCCGGCGACGAGAGCACCAACTTCCTGTCGGAAGGCTCCCCCGATGACGCGTCCGAATCCGTTGCGCTGGTCGACCCGTCAACCGGCGATTTCATCGTTTTCAACATGTCTCCGATCCCCAGCGACTGGACCAACGAGCCCGGCTTTCCCGGAACAACCCTCGTCGGCGAAGTCGACGGCGCCGCGGTGCAGGAAGACCAGAATGCAGGCAGCTCCTACCGCTACAATTCCACGTCGGAGAGTTACGAATATTCCGCCACCTCTGTGCCTTGCGTGGTGCGGGGGACGCTGATCGTCACGCCCGGCGGCCCGGTCCCGGTCGAGACCCTGCGCCCCGGCGACATGATTGCGACCTTGGATGCGGGCGCGATGCCCGTGCTTTGGATCGGTCATCATCGCGTCGACATAAACGCCCCCGGGCGGCGGCACCTCGCCCCTGTCCGCATCGGCGGTGCCATGCCCGCCCTACTGCTCTCACCCCAGCATCGCCTGCTCACCCGCTCCGGGCATCTCGCGCCCGCCAAGGGCCTGTTGCGCATGCGCGGTGTGCGCCGTGAGCGCGCGGACCGGATCGTCAGCTACTACCACCTGCTGCTTGAACGCCATTGCATCATCTTCGCAAACGGTCTGGCGGTCGAAAGCCTGCTGCTGGGTGGCACCCATCTCGCTTCCTGCAGCATGTCTCTCAAACTCGCCCTAGATCGGCTCAAACTGCGCCCCACGCCTCCGGCCCGGCCCTGCCTTACCGTGGCTGAAACCCGTCGCGCCGCCGAGCGCGATGCGCACTTTCTGGCCCGCCACGATTGCCCTTCCCGCGCGGCTTCGCTAATCCCTAGCTGA
- the ettA gene encoding energy-dependent translational throttle protein EttA — MAANQFVYFMDGVSKQYPGGKKVFENIRLNFLPGVKIGVVGVNGTGKSSLMRIMAGQDKDFTGEAWAAEGAKVGYLPQEPTLEENLTVRENVMLGVKEKKDILDRYNELAMNYSDETADEMAKLQDEIDSQNLWDLDAQIDVAMEALRCPPDDAMPENLSGGERRRVALCKLLLEAPDMLLLDEPTNHLDAETIAWLQRHLIEYKGTILIVTHDRYFLDDITGWILELDRGRGIPYEGNYSSWLEQKAKRLEREAKEDKSKQKTLERELEWMRSGAKARQAKGKARINAYNELANQSEKEKVGRAQIIIPNGPRLGSKVIEVEGLTKAYGDKLLVEDLSFSLPPGGIVGVIGPNGAGKSTLFRMLTGQEQPDAGTVSYGDTVQLSYVDQSRDSLNPDANVWEEISDGGEIIQLGDAQMNSRAYCSSFNFKGGDQQKKVGSLSGGERNRVHMAKLLKSGGNVLLLDEPTNDLDVETLRALEDAIENFAGCAVVISHDRFFLDRLCTHILAFEGEAHVEWFEGNFEAYEEDKIRRLGPDAVEPTRVKYKKFTR; from the coding sequence ATGGCAGCCAATCAATTCGTCTACTTCATGGACGGCGTCTCCAAGCAGTATCCCGGCGGCAAGAAGGTGTTCGAGAACATCCGCCTGAACTTCCTGCCCGGGGTGAAGATCGGCGTTGTGGGTGTGAACGGCACCGGTAAGTCCTCGCTCATGCGCATCATGGCCGGTCAGGACAAGGACTTCACCGGCGAGGCCTGGGCGGCGGAGGGCGCAAAGGTCGGCTACCTGCCCCAGGAGCCCACGCTCGAGGAAAACCTCACCGTGCGCGAGAACGTCATGCTCGGCGTGAAGGAGAAGAAGGACATCCTCGACCGCTACAACGAGCTGGCGATGAACTACTCCGACGAGACGGCCGACGAGATGGCCAAGCTGCAGGACGAGATCGATAGCCAGAACCTGTGGGACCTCGACGCGCAGATCGACGTCGCGATGGAGGCGCTGCGCTGCCCCCCCGATGACGCCATGCCCGAAAACCTGTCGGGCGGCGAGCGCCGCCGCGTGGCGCTCTGCAAGCTGCTGCTCGAGGCCCCCGACATGCTGCTGCTCGACGAGCCGACCAACCACCTCGACGCGGAAACCATCGCGTGGCTGCAGCGCCATCTGATCGAGTACAAAGGCACGATCCTGATCGTCACGCACGACCGCTACTTCCTTGACGACATCACAGGCTGGATCCTCGAGCTCGATCGCGGCCGCGGCATTCCGTATGAGGGCAATTATTCCAGCTGGCTGGAGCAGAAGGCCAAGCGGCTGGAGCGGGAGGCCAAGGAAGACAAGTCCAAGCAGAAGACACTCGAGCGAGAGCTGGAGTGGATGCGCTCCGGCGCGAAGGCCCGTCAGGCCAAGGGCAAGGCCCGGATCAACGCCTATAACGAGCTCGCCAACCAGTCCGAGAAGGAAAAAGTCGGTCGCGCGCAGATCATCATCCCCAACGGCCCGCGCCTCGGCTCGAAGGTGATCGAGGTCGAAGGGCTGACCAAGGCCTATGGCGACAAGCTGCTCGTCGAGGACCTCAGCTTCTCCCTGCCCCCCGGCGGTATTGTTGGCGTGATCGGCCCCAACGGCGCGGGTAAATCAACACTTTTCCGCATGCTCACGGGCCAGGAACAGCCCGATGCTGGCACCGTCAGCTACGGCGACACGGTGCAGCTCAGCTATGTCGACCAGTCCCGTGACAGCCTGAACCCCGACGCCAATGTCTGGGAGGAAATCTCCGACGGGGGCGAGATCATCCAGCTCGGCGACGCCCAGATGAACAGCCGCGCCTACTGTTCGTCCTTCAACTTCAAGGGCGGCGATCAGCAAAAAAAGGTCGGCTCGCTCTCAGGCGGCGAGCGCAACCGTGTGCATATGGCCAAGCTGTTGAAATCCGGCGGCAACGTGCTGCTGCTCGACGAGCCGACCAACGACCTCGACGTCGAAACCCTGCGCGCGCTGGAAGACGCTATCGAGAATTTCGCGGGCTGCGCCGTGGTCATCAGCCACGACCGCTTTTTCCTTGACCGCCTCTGCACCCACATCCTCGCCTTCGAGGGCGAGGCCCATGTCGAGTGGTTCGAGGGCAACTTCGAGGCCTATGAAGAAGACAAAATTCGGCGACTCGGACCGGATGCGGTCGAGCCGACCCGGGTGAAGTACAAGAAATTCACGCGGTAG